Proteins from a single region of Pseudomonas phenolilytica:
- a CDS encoding YfgM family protein, whose product MTSGTDEEQLAQIKDWWQRNGKPLLTGGALAVALVFGWQFWQNHQLNQAYNASGLYQQLLTAALESGKADAAEVARLGNQLKQDFAGTHYAQYGSLFVAKVAVEGGRLDEAAAELRAIVDKPADATLGELARQRLARVLAAQDKAEDALKLLEGEADKAFAAGREELRGDLLVQLGRVDEAHAAYTKAKQALSQDAAIGGLQLKLDDLARGEA is encoded by the coding sequence GTGACCTCGGGTACCGACGAAGAACAACTGGCGCAAATCAAGGATTGGTGGCAGCGCAACGGCAAGCCTTTGCTCACGGGGGGTGCGCTCGCCGTGGCGCTGGTGTTCGGCTGGCAGTTCTGGCAGAACCATCAGCTTAACCAGGCATATAACGCGTCCGGCCTTTATCAGCAACTGCTGACGGCCGCGCTGGAGTCCGGCAAGGCGGATGCCGCTGAAGTAGCGCGCCTAGGCAATCAGCTGAAGCAGGACTTCGCCGGTACTCATTACGCTCAGTACGGTAGCCTGTTCGTCGCCAAGGTGGCGGTCGAGGGCGGCCGTCTGGACGAAGCCGCTGCCGAATTGCGCGCGATTGTCGACAAACCCGCCGACGCAACGCTTGGCGAGCTGGCGCGTCAGCGGCTGGCACGTGTGCTGGCGGCGCAGGACAAGGCCGAAGATGCGCTCAAACTGCTCGAAGGCGAGGCCGATAAGGCCTTCGCCGCCGGCCGTGAGGAGCTGCGCGGTGATCTGCTGGTGCAGCTGGGCCGCGTGGACGAGGCGCACGCTGCCTATACCAAGGCCAAGCAGGCATTGTCGCAGGATGCCGCAATCGGCGGTCTGCAGCTGAAGCTGGACGATCTGGCCCGAGGGGAGGCGTAA